Proteins encoded together in one Quercus lobata isolate SW786 chromosome 3, ValleyOak3.0 Primary Assembly, whole genome shotgun sequence window:
- the LOC115980996 gene encoding uncharacterized protein LOC115980996, with amino-acid sequence MDNLAAEWNRLSLSEQEGEVFNFDNQKCRIACTLAAKFFTKRALNIDAVARTLKPLWRTKHDFEIQDMEDHIMLFVFENELDANRVLLGEPWSFDKYLIVLRRYEDDSSLRNLCFDTAKFWIQVHDLPVRRLVTEVVEALCQSAG; translated from the coding sequence ATGGATAATTTAGCAGCGGAGTGGAACCGTCTATCGTTATCAGAACAGGAAGGGGAGGTTTTCAACTTTGACAACCAAAAGTGTAGAATAGCGTGCACGCTTGCTGCTAAGTTTTTTACGAAGCGTGCGCTTAACATTGACGCTGTCGCTCGGACTCTCAAGCCTTTATGGAGGACGAAACATGACTTTGAGATTCAAGATATGGAAGATCATATTATGCTATTTGTTTTTGAGAATGAGTTAGATGCTAACAGAGTCTTATTGGGAGAACCGTGGAGTTTCGATAAATACCTGATTGTTCTACGAAGGTATGAGGATGATAGCTCTTTGAGGAATCTGTGTTTTGATACGGcaaaattttggatacaagTTCATGACCTACCGGTTCGGCGGCTGGTCACTGAAGTGGTAGAAGCACTTTGTCAGTCTGCGGGTTGA